One Kribbella sp. NBC_00662 genomic region harbors:
- the eis gene encoding enhanced intracellular survival protein Eis, protein MTELRVVDVVEEHLDAVWEVRIRSFGPGGDRDEWKKNALTFMDGRFIGVVDGEQLVAAARIWPFEQWWGGRRVPMGGVAGVVVSPEYRGRGVGSLMMRAVLQRCADKGYPLTALYPATTVLYRHLGYEFAGNRYKFSFQAADLRSLGGKGTAVRKAGRDDADLFLELTGKNHEARRSSGPLIWPRTEVESWLGEEDNFAYVADDGFVVYNWSDGDLAVDELMAGSEETARALWATVGSGSSIAKSVQAYCPPFDPIHLLAEHEADGDTRINRWMLRLIDAPAAIATRGFPDGVVLEADLRIDDPDLTANTGDWRLSVANGSGTLTPAEASDDALRVGPRGLAALYAGTPVAALRGAGLITGGAAATDSGLDAVFGGPTPYMLDYF, encoded by the coding sequence GTGACTGAACTGCGGGTGGTGGATGTTGTCGAGGAACACCTGGATGCGGTGTGGGAGGTGCGGATTCGGTCGTTCGGGCCTGGTGGGGACCGGGACGAGTGGAAGAAGAATGCGCTCACCTTCATGGACGGGCGGTTCATCGGGGTCGTCGACGGGGAGCAGCTCGTCGCGGCGGCGCGGATCTGGCCGTTCGAGCAGTGGTGGGGTGGGCGGCGGGTCCCGATGGGCGGCGTGGCCGGGGTGGTCGTCTCGCCGGAGTACCGCGGTCGTGGTGTCGGCAGTCTGATGATGCGTGCGGTGCTGCAGCGCTGCGCCGACAAGGGATACCCGCTGACGGCGCTCTATCCGGCGACGACCGTTCTCTACCGGCACCTGGGCTACGAGTTCGCGGGTAATAGGTACAAGTTCTCCTTCCAGGCCGCCGATCTGCGCTCTCTGGGCGGCAAAGGTACGGCGGTGCGGAAGGCAGGTCGCGATGATGCGGACCTGTTCCTGGAGCTCACCGGGAAGAACCATGAGGCGAGGCGTTCGAGCGGTCCGTTGATCTGGCCGCGTACCGAGGTCGAGTCCTGGCTGGGAGAAGAAGACAACTTCGCGTACGTCGCTGACGACGGCTTCGTGGTCTACAACTGGTCCGACGGCGACCTGGCCGTCGACGAACTCATGGCCGGCTCCGAGGAGACCGCACGCGCCTTGTGGGCGACCGTCGGCTCGGGCTCGTCGATCGCGAAGTCGGTCCAGGCGTACTGCCCGCCGTTCGACCCGATCCACCTGCTCGCCGAGCACGAGGCGGATGGCGACACGAGGATCAACCGCTGGATGCTCCGCCTCATCGACGCGCCCGCGGCCATCGCGACGCGAGGCTTCCCGGACGGCGTCGTACTCGAGGCCGACCTGCGGATCGACGACCCCGACCTGACCGCCAACACCGGCGACTGGCGCCTGTCCGTAGCCAACGGATCCGGCACCCTGACTCCTGCGGAAGCATCGGACGACGCTCTCCGCGTAGGCCCGCGTGGACTCGCCGCGCTGTACGCCGGTACGCCGGTCGCGGCCCTTCGCGGAGCCGGGCTGATCACCGGGGGAGCGGCCGCCACGGACTCAGGACTGGATGCAGTCTTCGGCGGACCGACGCCGTACATGCTCGACTACTTCTGA
- a CDS encoding hotdog fold domain-containing protein has product MASQVLGLWERLRGVPGGERVFSWGFTWKAPYFRSVRPRFVQVSPNFAALRLPKRRAVLNHIGTVHAIAVCNGLEAAMGALAEATIPAGKRWLPKGMEVAYLAKSTSDLVCSAETDPDNWTSGPDVPVRVKATRDDGTVVVEGTIHLWVTDKK; this is encoded by the coding sequence ATGGCGAGTCAGGTGTTGGGGTTGTGGGAGCGGTTGCGTGGGGTGCCGGGTGGGGAGCGGGTGTTTTCTTGGGGGTTCACCTGGAAGGCGCCGTACTTTCGGTCGGTTCGGCCTCGGTTTGTGCAGGTCAGTCCTAATTTTGCGGCGTTGCGGTTGCCGAAGCGGCGGGCTGTTTTGAACCACATCGGGACCGTGCATGCGATTGCTGTGTGCAACGGGTTGGAGGCCGCGATGGGGGCGTTGGCGGAGGCGACGATCCCGGCGGGGAAGCGGTGGTTGCCGAAGGGGATGGAGGTTGCGTACCTCGCCAAGTCGACCTCCGATCTGGTCTGCTCGGCCGAGACCGATCCCGACAATTGGACCTCGGGGCCCGACGTGCCGGTACGGGTGAAGGCGACCCGGGACGACGGCACGGTTGTCGTCGAAGGGACCATCCACCTGTGGGTAACTGACAAGAAATAG
- a CDS encoding methyltransferase domain-containing protein — translation MTSSPRRPHVDGRTDPDSGTSALGGQSAPDRGYLLDNARVEAGERFVWLAELFDGVTRGHFERLGVGAGSRCWEVGAGGTSIPEALATTVGPTGYVLATDIDPSWLKEGDGYDVRRHDVAADPAPEPGTFDLVHARLVLVHVPDRARALATMVAALRPGGWLLIEDADTALQPLACLDDSGPAQRRANRVCDAIRELLTRRGADLRYGRTLPRALREAGLVDVAAAGSFPVGGLACDRLEASTIRHVRGELLAAGLSDNTELDAHLAAIEAGELDLTLSPLISAWGRHPTEHTSALG, via the coding sequence ATGACTTCCTCGCCTCGCCGGCCGCATGTCGATGGCCGAACGGACCCGGACAGCGGGACCAGCGCGCTCGGTGGACAGTCCGCGCCCGACCGCGGGTATCTGCTGGACAACGCGCGGGTCGAGGCGGGTGAGCGGTTCGTTTGGTTGGCTGAGCTGTTCGATGGTGTGACGCGTGGGCACTTCGAGCGGCTGGGGGTCGGGGCCGGCTCGCGGTGCTGGGAAGTGGGGGCCGGGGGCACCAGTATTCCGGAGGCGCTTGCGACGACCGTTGGTCCGACCGGGTATGTACTTGCCACGGACATCGATCCGTCATGGCTGAAGGAAGGCGACGGATACGACGTACGACGGCATGACGTCGCCGCTGATCCGGCGCCCGAGCCGGGGACGTTCGATCTGGTGCATGCCCGGCTCGTGCTGGTCCATGTGCCTGACCGCGCTCGCGCGCTGGCGACGATGGTGGCAGCGCTGCGGCCGGGTGGCTGGTTGTTGATCGAGGATGCGGATACCGCTCTGCAGCCGCTCGCGTGCCTTGACGACAGCGGTCCCGCACAGCGGCGGGCGAACCGGGTGTGCGACGCGATCCGGGAGTTGCTGACGCGTCGGGGCGCGGACCTGCGCTATGGGCGAACGCTGCCGCGGGCGTTGCGCGAAGCCGGGTTGGTGGATGTCGCGGCGGCGGGCTCGTTTCCGGTCGGCGGGCTGGCGTGTGACCGGCTGGAGGCGTCAACCATCCGGCACGTCCGCGGCGAACTGCTCGCCGCCGGCCTGTCCGACAACACCGAACTCGACGCCCACCTTGCCGCCATCGAGGCGGGCGAACTCGACCTGACACTCTCCCCCCTGATCTCAGCCTGGGGCCGCCACCCAACCGAGCACACGTCGGCACTCGGCTAG
- a CDS encoding YebC/PmpR family DNA-binding transcriptional regulator, which produces MSGHSKWATTKHKKAVIDAKRGKLFAKLIKNIEVAARMGGGDPGGNPTLYDAIQKAKKSSVPNDNIDRAVKRGSGAEAGGAEYQTIMYEGYGPNGVAMLVECLTDNRNRAAADVRTAMTRNGGSLADPNSVAYLFNRKGVIVVAKEQDGKSLSEDDVMEAVLEAGADEVNDLGESWEVVTEATDLVPARTALQDAGIDYDSADVQFVPSMTVELDADGAAKIFRLIDALEDSDDVQNVYANFDVSDEIMAEVG; this is translated from the coding sequence ATGTCAGGCCACTCCAAGTGGGCCACCACGAAGCACAAGAAGGCCGTCATCGACGCGAAGCGCGGCAAGCTCTTCGCGAAGCTGATCAAGAACATCGAGGTGGCCGCCCGGATGGGCGGTGGCGACCCTGGCGGGAACCCGACCCTGTACGACGCCATCCAGAAGGCGAAGAAGTCCTCGGTCCCGAACGACAACATCGACCGCGCGGTCAAGCGCGGATCCGGTGCCGAGGCGGGCGGTGCGGAGTACCAGACGATCATGTACGAGGGCTACGGCCCGAACGGCGTGGCGATGCTGGTCGAGTGTCTGACCGACAACCGCAACCGGGCCGCCGCGGACGTCCGGACGGCGATGACGCGGAACGGCGGCTCGCTCGCCGACCCGAACTCGGTCGCGTACCTGTTCAACCGCAAGGGCGTGATCGTCGTCGCCAAGGAGCAGGACGGGAAGTCGCTGTCCGAGGACGACGTGATGGAGGCCGTGCTCGAGGCCGGCGCCGACGAGGTCAACGACCTCGGCGAGTCCTGGGAGGTCGTCACCGAGGCCACCGACCTGGTCCCGGCCCGGACGGCGCTGCAGGACGCCGGAATCGACTACGACTCCGCCGACGTCCAGTTCGTCCCGTCGATGACGGTCGAGCTCGACGCCGACGGCGCCGCCAAGATCTTCCGGCTGATCGACGCGCTCGAGGACAGCGACGACGTACAGAACGTCTACGCGAACTTCGACGTGTCGGACGAAATCATGGCCGAGGTCGGCTGA
- the pdxT gene encoding pyridoxal 5'-phosphate synthase glutaminase subunit PdxT → MTVIGVFALQGNVREHLAMLTQVGVEALPVRRPSELEQVDALVLPGGESTTMYKLARTFELFEPLQKRIADGMPVFGTCAGMIMLADKITGGTADQETLGGLDVTVRRNAFGRQVESFEADLEFAGFDSPYHAVFIRAPWVERVGPDVEVLSTVRSGPAAGRIVAVRHDRLLATSFHPEMTGDARLHGYFAELVRTH, encoded by the coding sequence ATGACGGTCATCGGTGTGTTCGCGCTGCAAGGGAACGTGCGCGAACACCTGGCGATGCTGACCCAGGTCGGTGTCGAGGCGCTGCCGGTCCGTCGTCCGTCCGAGCTGGAGCAGGTCGACGCCCTGGTGCTGCCGGGCGGCGAGTCGACCACCATGTACAAGCTGGCGCGGACGTTCGAGCTGTTCGAGCCGCTGCAGAAGCGGATCGCGGACGGGATGCCGGTGTTCGGCACCTGCGCCGGGATGATCATGCTCGCGGACAAGATCACCGGCGGGACGGCCGACCAGGAGACCCTCGGCGGGCTCGACGTGACCGTCCGCCGGAACGCGTTCGGGCGGCAGGTCGAGTCGTTCGAGGCCGACCTCGAGTTCGCCGGGTTCGACTCGCCGTACCACGCCGTGTTCATCCGGGCACCGTGGGTGGAGCGGGTCGGTCCGGACGTGGAGGTACTCTCGACGGTGAGGTCGGGCCCTGCCGCAGGTAGGATCGTCGCGGTCCGCCACGACCGGCTGCTCGCCACGTCGTTCCACCCGGAGATGACCGGGGACGCGCGGCTGCACGGCTACTTCGCCGAGCTGGTCCGGACCCACTGA
- a CDS encoding carbohydrate ABC transporter permease, whose product MTTTTADQADLVAESRAPGTGSREGKGVAATAHIALILWSLLVILPLVWTLLSSFKSTQEVLGNPLSLPGKLRFSNYANAWTTAGIGRYFLNTVIVVGCALVLVMILGAMCAYVLARFSFPGNRLIYYAMLAGLTFPVFLAIVPLFFVLKNLHLLNTLPGLIMTYVAFALPFTVFFLHSFFKALPGEIYEAAQIDGAGEWRSFFSVMLPMARPGMASVAIFNFLGLWNQFLLPVALNTDSKNYVLSQGMASFASQAGYAVDFGALFAAVVITVAPVLVVYIIFQRQLQVSVTAGGVK is encoded by the coding sequence ATGACAACCACTACCGCCGACCAGGCCGACCTGGTCGCCGAGTCCCGCGCGCCCGGCACGGGTTCCCGCGAGGGCAAGGGCGTCGCCGCGACCGCGCACATCGCGCTGATCCTGTGGTCGCTGCTGGTGATCCTGCCGCTGGTGTGGACGCTGCTGTCGTCGTTCAAGTCGACCCAGGAAGTGCTGGGCAACCCGCTGTCGCTGCCGGGCAAGCTTCGCTTCAGCAACTACGCCAACGCCTGGACGACGGCCGGTATCGGTCGCTACTTCCTGAACACCGTGATCGTCGTCGGCTGTGCGCTGGTGCTGGTGATGATCCTCGGGGCCATGTGTGCGTACGTGCTGGCCAGGTTCTCGTTCCCCGGCAACCGGCTGATCTACTACGCGATGCTGGCCGGCCTGACGTTCCCGGTCTTCCTGGCGATCGTGCCGCTGTTCTTCGTACTGAAGAACCTGCACCTGCTCAACACCCTGCCGGGGTTGATCATGACGTACGTCGCGTTCGCGCTGCCGTTCACCGTCTTCTTCCTGCACAGCTTCTTCAAGGCGCTGCCGGGCGAGATCTACGAGGCGGCGCAGATCGACGGTGCAGGGGAGTGGCGCTCGTTCTTCTCGGTGATGCTGCCGATGGCGCGGCCGGGGATGGCGTCGGTTGCCATCTTCAACTTCCTGGGGTTGTGGAACCAGTTCCTGCTTCCGGTTGCCCTGAACACCGACTCGAAGAACTACGTGCTCTCGCAGGGCATGGCGTCGTTCGCATCGCAGGCAGGTTATGCGGTGGACTTCGGCGCGTTGTTCGCGGCCGTGGTGATCACCGTGGCGCCGGTGCTGGTGGTCTACATCATCTTCCAGCGTCAGCTCCAGGTTTCGGTCACCGCCGGAGGCGTGAAGTAG
- a CDS encoding carbohydrate ABC transporter permease yields MTQDVVTEGGPKRPAPRRRRPLTFDRVSFMVVFLGLPLAVFVIFVVSPFVQALYYSLTDWSGFSAGQNFVGFDNYVRLFHDDIFLKAVRNNIELAIVVPIVTIVLALTLATLVTIGGSGTGTVRGLKNSGFYRIVSFFPYVIPAIVIGLIWAQVFTPTSGILDAVLSKIGLHQFENYAWLGDARTAMPASMFVMIWGFVGFYMVLFIAAIRGIEPEVFEAARIDGAGRFRTAVSITLPLIRDNVQTAYIYLGIAALDAFVYMQALNPGGGPQNSTLVMPQQLFTTAFTKGQFGYSTAMGVILAAVTMLFALLVFTVNALTGGRERKVRR; encoded by the coding sequence ATGACGCAAGATGTCGTGACGGAGGGCGGGCCCAAGCGGCCCGCCCCCCGGCGCCGCCGGCCGCTGACCTTCGACCGGGTCAGCTTCATGGTCGTGTTCCTCGGCCTGCCGCTGGCGGTCTTCGTGATCTTCGTGGTCTCGCCGTTCGTGCAGGCGCTCTACTACTCGCTGACCGACTGGTCCGGGTTCAGCGCGGGGCAGAACTTCGTCGGTTTCGACAACTACGTGCGGCTGTTCCACGACGACATCTTCCTGAAGGCCGTCCGCAACAACATCGAGCTCGCGATCGTCGTGCCGATCGTGACGATCGTGCTGGCGCTGACGCTGGCCACGCTGGTGACGATCGGCGGCTCGGGCACCGGGACCGTCCGCGGGCTGAAGAACTCCGGCTTCTACCGGATCGTGTCGTTCTTCCCGTACGTGATCCCCGCGATCGTGATCGGCCTGATCTGGGCCCAGGTGTTCACCCCGACCTCGGGCATCCTGGACGCGGTGCTGTCGAAGATCGGGCTGCACCAGTTCGAGAACTACGCCTGGCTCGGCGACGCCCGGACCGCGATGCCGGCCTCGATGTTCGTGATGATCTGGGGCTTCGTCGGCTTCTACATGGTGCTGTTCATCGCCGCCATCCGGGGGATCGAGCCCGAGGTGTTCGAGGCGGCCCGGATCGACGGCGCCGGCCGGTTCCGGACAGCGGTGTCGATCACGTTGCCGCTGATCCGCGACAACGTGCAGACGGCGTACATCTATCTCGGCATCGCCGCGCTCGACGCGTTCGTCTACATGCAGGCGCTGAACCCCGGCGGTGGACCGCAGAACTCGACACTGGTCATGCCCCAGCAACTGTTCACCACGGCCTTCACCAAGGGGCAGTTCGGATACTCGACCGCGATGGGTGTGATCCTCGCCGCGGTGACGATGCTGTTCGCGCTGCTGGTCTTCACGGTGAACGCCCTGACCGGCGGACGTGAGCGGAAGGTACGCCGATGA
- the ngcE gene encoding N-acetylglucosamine/diacetylchitobiose ABC transporter substrate-binding protein, translated as MSETSKIGRRSLLKGSLAAAAVLPLGGVLASCAGSGSDSGSSSQGGTKSSDNPFGMADKSSVDAVIFNGGYGYDYVTFAADIAQKKQAGSTFKVSPSTQIAQQLQPRFVGGNPPDLIDNSGANQIGFNTILDQLATLDDVFEANNYEGTKIADTLYPGAKNPGTFDGKFVAMNYVLTLYGIWYSDSLFKENGWEPPKTYDGLLDLGAKAKAKGKYLFVWGKEAATYYHTMAVDGAIKEGGDEVRLALENLKENCWSMPQFQGIFKALETMVKNGYFVPGGAGTQFTAAQAKWSNDQQAILYPSGSWIENEMKKATKAGFNMKGVPEPTLTESPKLPYESLRSAAGEPFIVPSKGKNVAGGKELLRAMLSKDAATNFAKTRLAPTIVKGLVPADGFGSTALQSQTAMLDAAGTNVFDYQVFGLYGMNTDQLVVWNSFLSGQLDAAGLTKGLQQITDKVRNDSSVKKIPVTK; from the coding sequence ATGAGCGAGACCAGCAAGATCGGGCGACGGAGTCTCCTGAAAGGGAGCCTGGCGGCGGCCGCGGTGCTTCCCCTCGGTGGCGTGCTGGCCAGCTGCGCGGGCAGCGGCAGCGACAGCGGCAGTTCCTCGCAAGGCGGGACGAAGAGCTCGGACAACCCGTTCGGTATGGCGGACAAGTCGAGTGTCGACGCGGTCATCTTCAACGGCGGTTACGGCTACGACTACGTGACGTTCGCGGCCGACATCGCGCAGAAGAAGCAGGCGGGATCGACGTTCAAGGTCTCTCCGTCCACCCAGATCGCCCAGCAGCTGCAGCCGCGCTTCGTCGGCGGCAACCCGCCGGACCTGATCGACAACTCCGGCGCGAACCAGATCGGCTTCAACACGATCCTGGACCAGCTGGCGACGCTGGACGACGTCTTCGAGGCCAACAACTACGAGGGCACGAAGATCGCCGACACCCTGTACCCGGGCGCCAAGAACCCCGGCACGTTCGACGGCAAGTTCGTCGCGATGAACTACGTCCTCACCCTGTACGGCATCTGGTACTCCGACAGCCTGTTCAAGGAGAACGGCTGGGAGCCGCCGAAGACGTACGACGGGCTCCTCGACCTCGGCGCCAAGGCCAAGGCGAAGGGCAAGTACCTGTTCGTCTGGGGCAAGGAAGCCGCGACGTACTACCACACGATGGCCGTCGACGGCGCCATCAAGGAGGGTGGCGACGAGGTCCGGCTGGCACTGGAGAACCTGAAGGAGAACTGCTGGTCGATGCCGCAGTTCCAGGGCATCTTCAAGGCGCTGGAGACCATGGTCAAGAACGGGTACTTCGTCCCCGGTGGCGCTGGCACCCAGTTCACCGCCGCGCAGGCGAAGTGGAGCAACGACCAGCAGGCCATCCTCTACCCCTCGGGCTCGTGGATCGAGAACGAGATGAAGAAGGCCACCAAGGCGGGCTTCAACATGAAGGGCGTCCCGGAGCCGACGCTCACCGAGAGCCCGAAGCTGCCCTACGAGTCGCTGCGCAGCGCGGCCGGTGAGCCGTTCATCGTGCCGTCGAAGGGCAAGAACGTCGCCGGCGGCAAGGAGCTCCTGCGGGCCATGCTGTCCAAGGACGCGGCGACCAACTTCGCCAAGACGCGGCTCGCGCCGACGATCGTCAAGGGCCTCGTGCCCGCCGACGGCTTCGGTTCGACCGCGCTGCAGTCGCAGACCGCGATGCTGGACGCGGCCGGCACCAACGTCTTCGACTACCAGGTGTTCGGCCTCTACGGCATGAACACCGACCAGCTCGTGGTCTGGAACTCGTTCCTGTCCGGCCAGCTCGACGCGGCCGGCCTGACGAAGGGCCTGCAGCAGATCACCGACAAGGTGCGCAACGACAGCTCCGTCAAGAAGATTCCGGTCACCAAGTGA
- the hrpB gene encoding ATP-dependent helicase HrpB, translated as MLLPELSVPGADLPVRAVLPATVDAVRSRGTAVLVAPPGSGKTSLLPLALGDALGGTIIVAEPRRMATRAAATRLAQLVGEPLGQRIGYAMRGERSGGQGLRVEVVTTGLLVRRLQQNPELPGVSAIVIDECHERHLDADLLLAFCLDIRANLRDDLAIVATSATPDTVRLSRALGSAPVITASAALYDVAVDWAPPPVPVPLLPGGRVDPRLLDHVAHVVRRALTENEGDILVFVPGEAEINGVTRRLAGENVLPLFGRQSRAEQERALTPAATRRIVVTTSVAESSLTVPGVRVVVDSGLAREPRTDQSRGLGALVTCRVSKSSADQRAGRAGREAPGRVYRCWSATDHTHLDDHPAPEIAIADLAAFALDLAAWGAPAGDGLTLLEAPPTVAMTAATELLRRLEAVDDAGRITERGRRMAAIGTHPRLARAVLDGTPRVGADRAREVVAMLSDDSGRDFGDDLPARWRSLRRGDDRGATARWREEAKRLGRGGGARRGPDGRDEPTTAGDPSGGDGVRTAVGGGTRVLPDDLAVGVVVGLAYPDRIARIRAADSATYQMSGGTGAALDPQSPLRTTPWLAIAVADRAPGRADARIRSAAPIDEQTARDIARDLVTTTDQIRWDEGRVVTRRIEALGAIVLSDVPLAKPDPLLVQAAVWDGIRRSGLSVLRWSDAALALRERLAFCHAHFGAPWPAVDDEALLADLDKWLGTDLASVRGARDLAHIDVASALRRLLPWPEATRFGELAPERLQVPSGSEVRLAYDGAEPPVLAVKLQEVFGWTATPAVADGRVPVVLHLLSPARRPVAITSDLASFWKQGYPQVRADLRARYPRHPWPDDPLTAIPTKRAKPRR; from the coding sequence GTGTTGCTGCCTGAGTTGTCGGTGCCGGGGGCGGATCTGCCTGTTCGGGCAGTCTTGCCTGCCACGGTCGACGCGGTGCGTTCGCGCGGTACTGCGGTGCTGGTCGCGCCGCCGGGATCGGGGAAGACCTCGCTGTTGCCGCTTGCGCTGGGCGACGCGCTCGGGGGCACGATCATCGTCGCCGAGCCGCGACGGATGGCGACCCGCGCGGCGGCGACCCGGCTGGCGCAGCTGGTCGGCGAACCGCTCGGGCAGCGGATCGGCTACGCGATGCGCGGCGAACGCAGCGGCGGCCAAGGACTCCGGGTCGAGGTGGTGACGACCGGGCTCCTGGTCCGGCGTCTGCAGCAGAACCCGGAGCTGCCGGGCGTCTCCGCGATCGTGATCGACGAGTGTCACGAGCGGCACCTCGATGCCGATCTGCTGCTCGCGTTCTGCCTCGACATCCGGGCGAATCTTCGCGACGACCTGGCGATCGTCGCGACCTCGGCCACGCCGGACACGGTCAGGCTGAGTCGCGCCTTGGGCTCGGCCCCTGTCATCACCGCGTCCGCGGCGCTGTACGACGTGGCGGTCGACTGGGCCCCGCCACCTGTGCCCGTGCCGCTGCTGCCCGGTGGTCGAGTCGATCCGCGCCTCCTCGATCACGTCGCGCACGTCGTACGGCGTGCTTTGACCGAGAACGAAGGCGACATCCTCGTGTTCGTCCCGGGGGAGGCCGAGATCAACGGCGTGACCCGTCGATTGGCCGGTGAGAATGTCCTGCCGTTGTTCGGCCGTCAGTCCAGGGCTGAGCAGGAGCGCGCGTTGACGCCGGCCGCCACCCGCCGGATCGTCGTCACCACGTCGGTCGCTGAGAGTTCCTTGACCGTGCCCGGGGTCAGGGTCGTGGTCGACTCGGGCCTGGCACGGGAGCCGCGGACAGATCAGTCCCGTGGCCTCGGCGCGCTCGTCACCTGCCGGGTCTCGAAATCGTCGGCCGACCAGCGAGCGGGTCGCGCCGGGCGCGAGGCTCCGGGCCGCGTCTACCGGTGCTGGTCCGCCACCGACCACACGCATCTCGACGATCACCCGGCGCCGGAGATCGCGATCGCCGATCTGGCCGCCTTCGCTCTGGACCTCGCGGCCTGGGGAGCGCCCGCAGGTGACGGTCTGACCCTGCTCGAGGCGCCGCCGACGGTTGCGATGACCGCGGCCACCGAGTTGTTGCGCCGCCTCGAGGCTGTTGACGACGCCGGCCGGATCACTGAGCGCGGACGGCGGATGGCGGCGATCGGTACGCATCCTCGGCTGGCTCGCGCGGTGCTGGACGGTACGCCGCGGGTCGGCGCCGACCGGGCTCGCGAGGTCGTCGCGATGCTCTCGGACGACTCCGGCCGCGACTTCGGCGACGATCTACCGGCCCGCTGGCGATCCCTCCGCCGCGGCGACGACCGCGGCGCCACCGCCCGCTGGCGAGAAGAGGCGAAGCGCCTTGGCCGAGGCGGCGGAGCTCGGCGTGGACCCGATGGACGCGATGAGCCCACGACGGCCGGCGACCCGTCAGGTGGCGATGGAGTGCGGACGGCGGTCGGTGGCGGGACGCGCGTACTGCCGGATGATCTTGCGGTGGGGGTTGTGGTCGGGCTGGCGTATCCGGATCGGATCGCGCGGATCCGGGCGGCCGACTCGGCGACGTACCAGATGTCTGGTGGTACCGGTGCCGCGCTCGATCCGCAGTCGCCGTTGCGGACCACGCCCTGGTTGGCGATCGCGGTGGCCGACCGGGCACCGGGTCGCGCCGACGCCCGGATCCGTTCCGCGGCGCCGATCGACGAGCAGACCGCGCGAGACATCGCCCGCGACCTCGTCACGACCACCGACCAGATCCGCTGGGACGAAGGCCGCGTCGTCACCCGTCGCATCGAGGCGCTCGGTGCGATCGTGCTGAGCGACGTACCACTGGCCAAGCCCGACCCGTTGCTCGTCCAAGCGGCCGTGTGGGACGGCATCCGGCGCAGCGGTCTGTCCGTACTGCGCTGGTCGGACGCCGCACTCGCCCTGCGGGAGCGGCTCGCGTTCTGCCACGCCCACTTCGGAGCGCCGTGGCCCGCGGTCGACGACGAAGCACTCCTCGCCGACCTCGACAAGTGGCTGGGGACAGATCTCGCTTCAGTGCGGGGCGCGCGCGATCTTGCCCACATCGACGTCGCGTCAGCGCTTCGGCGACTGCTGCCATGGCCCGAAGCAACCCGCTTCGGCGAACTCGCTCCGGAACGGCTTCAAGTCCCCTCGGGCTCCGAGGTGCGGCTCGCGTACGACGGTGCCGAGCCACCGGTGCTCGCAGTGAAGCTGCAGGAGGTCTTCGGGTGGACTGCCACTCCCGCCGTCGCGGACGGCCGTGTCCCCGTCGTACTGCATCTGCTGTCGCCGGCACGGCGCCCGGTCGCGATCACCAGCGATCTCGCGTCCTTCTGGAAGCAGGGCTATCCCCAGGTCAGGGCCGACCTGCGGGCCCGTTATCCCCGCCATCCATGGCCGGACGATCCACTCACCGCCATCCCGACCAAGCGGGCAAAACCCCGCAGATGA
- a CDS encoding TetR/AcrR family transcriptional regulator produces MRSDAAQNRQALVDAALRLFNERGLAPTLDDVARAAGVGVGTAYRHFSDKTELAFAALEASLESMLQAAEAAALVPDGWTGLAEFFEATIEPQATQQVLRDVLTTDPESAPMLEVHRRIGDSLSTLLAKAKEQGSVRQDVVVSDLAVLTTLLGEVVRLFGPVAPEIWRRFLPLLLDGLRPGATTALSTGPLSKEDFIAGMAAQARAAAARRPGPKRRSAKQPAS; encoded by the coding sequence GTGCGCAGCGATGCTGCCCAGAATCGTCAGGCTCTAGTCGATGCGGCGCTGAGGTTGTTCAACGAGCGAGGGCTGGCGCCCACCCTCGATGACGTCGCGCGCGCGGCGGGTGTCGGCGTCGGGACCGCCTATCGCCACTTCTCGGACAAGACCGAGCTGGCGTTCGCCGCCCTGGAAGCGTCGCTGGAGTCAATGCTCCAGGCGGCCGAAGCAGCGGCTTTGGTGCCGGACGGCTGGACCGGGCTGGCCGAGTTCTTCGAGGCCACGATCGAGCCGCAGGCAACCCAGCAGGTCCTGAGGGATGTACTGACCACCGATCCGGAGTCGGCGCCGATGCTGGAGGTCCATCGCCGGATCGGCGACAGCCTGAGCACGCTGCTTGCGAAGGCGAAGGAGCAAGGCTCCGTCCGCCAGGATGTGGTGGTTTCCGATCTTGCGGTGCTGACGACCTTGCTTGGTGAGGTCGTGCGGTTGTTCGGTCCCGTAGCGCCCGAAATCTGGCGACGGTTCTTGCCGCTGCTTCTCGACGGACTCCGGCCGGGCGCAACGACCGCACTGTCCACGGGGCCTTTGAGCAAGGAAGACTTCATCGCCGGCATGGCGGCGCAGGCCCGTGCCGCAGCTGCGCGGCGTCCAGGCCCGAAGCGCCGGTCCGCCAAGCAGCCGGCCTCCTAG